A single window of Solenopsis invicta isolate M01_SB chromosome 3, UNIL_Sinv_3.0, whole genome shotgun sequence DNA harbors:
- the LOC105194395 gene encoding basic proline-rich protein-like, with amino-acid sequence MTLAYSAYAPAPTTYAGGYAAASALAYLLSPPTAYPPPSPPSLATYPPLPPPPLAAYPPSPPSSAYYPVYLPHYRYLELASCCVEGTRTGPVRPRKSPAPAWAATVGATSSGVGPGAGAAPGAQSEPSAKARPAPTALPEAEEGAGYAT; translated from the exons ATGACATTAGCATACTCAGCATATGCGCCAGCACCGACGACGTATGCTGGCGGATACGCTGCAGCTAGCGCGCTAGCGTACCTACTGTCGCCGCCAACAGCATACCCACCACCATCACCGCCTTCGCTAGCAACATACCCACCACTACCACCGCCTCCGCTAGCAGCATACCCACCGTCACCACCGTCGTCAGCGTACTATCCGGTGTATTTGCCACATTATCGTTACTT AGAATTAGCATCATGTTGCGTCGAAG GAACCCGTACGGGGCCGGTGAGGCCGAGGAAATCCCCGGCGCCAGCGTGGGCGGCAACGGTGGGTGCCACGTCATCCGGAGTGGGACCAGGCGCAGGCGCGGCGCCAGGAGCGCAGAGTGAACCGAGCGCAAAGGCGCGACCAGCACCGACGGCTCTTCCGGAGGCAGAAGAAGGTGCAGGTTATGCAACGTGA